A DNA window from Trichosurus vulpecula isolate mTriVul1 chromosome 2, mTriVul1.pri, whole genome shotgun sequence contains the following coding sequences:
- the LOC118835254 gene encoding olfactory marker protein, which yields MAAEEADKPQLEMPLVLDEGLTKQMRIRVDTLKKNNEKRQDGEKLLRPVEFVYRLDFIQQQKLQFERWNIALDKAGKVTITGTSQHWTPDLTNLMTRQLLDPAAIFWRKEDSDVMDWNEADAQEFGERLSELAKIRKVMYFLITFGEGLEPANLKSSVVFNLL from the coding sequence ATGGCTGCTGAGGAGGCCGATAAGCCACAGCTGGAAATGCCACTGGTCCTTGATGAGGGCTTGACCAAACAGATGAGGATACGAGTGGATACTCTGAAGAAGAACAATGAGAAGCGCCAGGATGGGGAGAAGTTGCTGCGACCGGTAGAGTTTGTGTACCGCCTGGATTTCATCCAGCAGCAGAAACTACAATTTGAGCGCTGGAACATTGCACTGGACAAGGCTGGCAAGGTGACCATCACGGGCACTTCCCAGCACTGGACACCTGATCTCACCAACCTCATGACCCGGCAGCTCCTGGACCCAGCGGCCATCTTCTGGAGGAAGGAGGACTCTGACGTCATGGATTGGAATGAGGCAGATGCCCAGGAGTTTGGGGAGAGGCTGTCAGAGCTGGCCAAGATCCGAAAAGTGATGTACTTCCTAATCACCTTTGGCGAGGGCCTCGAGCCTGCCAACCTTAAGTCTTCAGTGGTTTTTAATCTGCTCTGA